A window from Drosophila subobscura isolate 14011-0131.10 chromosome O, UCBerk_Dsub_1.0, whole genome shotgun sequence encodes these proteins:
- the LOC117898761 gene encoding protein unc-79 homolog isoform X4 gives MTGSFKVQLINMGTRAAAFQAKLRALHEYHVRLLHNVLPAPSGVDIANNIKYFSQTLLTVLKDVRTSPHELIRDPLEDPTRMSAYPNLEYGNLYNALTMLIDVAPCIQYGQIVFGKALLQCLSCILPFLDKDLIDNLPYLVSSTISVLPPALHQDIVNALCYYILPFTITRRSSDEQECQACQSVSSVIMMVLQYSNNPAHHCQLLECLMTLKHNVVKDILCVVAYGTAVSRSSAAKLLFYYWPAFDANLFDRKVLLSKLTNDLVPFTCQREHCPNAGNAEAAKVCYDHSISITYAPDCPPPLYLCIECANEIHREHANLEFGDILHPMQQVSMVCENKNCRSNEKSAFSICFSTECATFNGNHPIRYCSQCHSNRHNSRRGGDHVVHRSLQPAWQMDPEMQMHMVESVVSLLRESKPLNFEPGKESSSSDAKKNGSSATADNISREERQRLGRYGIWLLVGRCTPTADTPVEVLGRILSMLFHWFHVTAYSYDAAGQVESTIEKLKVDHVCNWLKEICRIHYNVFIACLLPHPPEYARVGGHWETLASRTSHLKEGLQRLICLVPYEVITSEIWDYVMPHWMEAITNDVAEKELNELKIVLSKILDPEMSPLGFDAKTMYNFVAIRFEKTTAKVQQQALHWLQILTKLEILIPLLQLFAMFGDGVRIMKYGIQHELMREKDAAQLQLPKAPKVPCKETKAEMANPPRRSSISPVVEDDSGNTSAISDDEAPTNRHTEFSTDAEHNLTCCILMLDILLKQMELQDVEQHMGIHTSVCENVSRLIKCMVTAARVGLSSHVCALKVAECAYCEASIMWHQLSTKLVQFMAPLNPVRPPDIPIEDIIEEEKSSRKSPPESDKEKTRDVSLSMAPLPIPLGPLGGFAGPVPVAVPQPEPHSVGGVLVHMPHVCSIMTATVETVSEQLDLASILPTDRAIARSITLSDADVGSANVSVTKASVMGENGANGSNACGGENGSGSDEDEEEEDSDDFWHTSVGKFKFTLDTLPQPLQYIHQLLTEIPTIKKPEILYYVLQCLNTMALHGDALAKAAREQRGFFIWCQENLLIKNLWELCNAEHSHICQVGVPLLLHCITLPLGSDVFWRVVQEAFHDSDWRVRFTAVERVTVITRFMDSTPLRSEVGLQTALATAFCHLIASMDDINVYVAQRATLYIGTIHDTAIRSLLFCLESQFDLFIVDRPVVLQSVYQLHNSLSDRRLLGWDFFLNRFDTLFVEAQINLEKCGDISYLRDLRNSDNGSEALSAKILKAREALSQSDTSGSMAKTLSASFGTKWPYKRTMSAPASMAPRQDSKFVPEKEKIYSRQVSAPILKRKTSRFGLDGHIHSLGGLNDENLIGLLSRITELEESDRETIHLLVFMLMQFMSRTDQAFPSEDKPVTRTQNIVLKHLFLLLGHNQIDKTFHTTPESLRVSAVFNAFLANLPQVLDQNHLIGGLILPSVMQIILYAPYPTNTSGESYQNIVFNYSLWHLEQYPRRNWLFTMLVVLYKYSYTQPPLSGYIISGIRMIMNSLRGHFHQCRRIPTTTILDIQGVGGAARSRDVSQPSLGTDPDDKEASPPVSPMFPSEATSAASKSKGNVAFTPKLQHAFRKYNDSSLDADETESELVAIPESDLSDSTLHGSSAPGSFDDTIHFEDVMPTTRKRLEYTEEKSTKSHKSMITTKVGDTYTTKIKATTTSETLVTTHTTRHSLQEGVRMIVTPLVGAETTETAIVSPPVDVHRAVTVRNKSLENAAASTSKMFAAIATNHLKALGALQDVPGTADRKPCSGSGNGNGSGSGSRSANGNGGNAAAAPSAGPAKSIGRHKTIVECSAGTSSSSMDDSRHQKKSQTKSLKRTDKNYGSPDSPLSKMSVMPNPRDEMDAAMQGLPPPKNIAALEIPTPERLLPIGTQDTVAALVERVREGLNLPDISHLKQDSLDVSESTKDDVTPSSRTNSPRRLIKQVALESPPNPNAPSTSQQPSQQPPADLHTSILKNVQQELKHSSGVAAGGGLTSSNSIKRPRQKLAPFNVDTNAIPDIRSRFAGSWPPPPFQPAEPDPDDDGEDGVGEATNGHGTSHGTAHVPRGSARRVGDYTIVERCSDCGAHIEEYTDEEIGIFIVILGTFIHREPAMAAPFLPEILTMTSRICLSSTHSWQGENGPPLACSAQAVALQFIRCVLHQLAPNGIFLQVFQTQMKMKIRHNHFRSIAKALQDFQDLNATSPIYMVCESLTSKKALPVDQLPVIFRNMAEYLNLQCVPAESGVGLAMWSQAMQAMESLLRQVIVIMPSLSNAEYMLDIIAATLRLNCVPKTLLDPYSKIMAYCVQHTNLEYQTIYELCTLNTRSFSKDRDKNLLCRQMIFEFVQALKFKSNIPDHNLLVIIGFVLLDAGGTLPPGSAPGMPDAAPMLTTNSADCLRQYINDVIDFLADFHTLSKIKNGQTSNGLGEDTLGGVLKGAVAQYLALEMSRGNSRDNKAVSRYLPWLNNAPSSLQQGPKEFTECVGHMRLLSWLLLGSLTHMVLMQRRQETHTIPTPPPNPPPGQGQAPAASVHYQHQGVTYSQPVPQEASCHIADHIQVIFAGFAEQSKTSVLHMSSLFHAFTLCQLWTVYLEQMAHNTSSNVEGGTLGVLFEFWAKVTPCILQLVSHAKPTINKDQPQSSVDFQTQSANSKLSEMVNLHFLSLLEALKDTNSTVLGKLLPMWSPVLSSQTQLSDTLHVRLQNVRDCAPDYEEQQAFRSEALLKWLQRLQFKMGQIELQASTATQFYSI, from the exons ATGACTGGCAGCTTTAAGGTGCAACTCATCAACATGGGCACTCGTGCTGCCGCCT TTCAGGCAAAATTGAGAGCCCTTCATGAATACCACGTACGTCTATTGCACAATGTCTTACCCGCCCCCTCTGGCGTTGATATTGCCAACAATATCAAATACTTTTCACAAACTCTACTAA CTGTCCTTAAAGATGTGCGCACTTCTCCGCACGAACTTATACGGGATCCCCTTGAAGATCCCACCCGCATGTCTGCCTATCCCAATCTTGAATATGGCAATCTCTATAATGCCCTAACTATGCTCATCGATGTGGCACCTTGCATCCAGTATGGACAAATCG TTTTCGGCAAAGCTCTGCTGCAGTGCCTAAGCTGCATTCTACCCTTCCTCGACAAGGATCTAATTGATAACCTACCCTATCTTGTTAGCTCTACCATATCTGTACTACCACCAGCACTGCATCAGGACATAGTCAATGCCCTGTGCTACTATATCTTACCCTTTACTATAA CTCGTCGCAGCTCCGATGAACAGGAGTGCCAAGCCTGTCAGTCTGTCTCCTCTGTCATTATGATGGTGCTGCAGTATTCCAACAACCCCGCCCAccactgccagctgctggagtgcCTGATGACCCTCAAGCATAATGTCGTCAAGGATATCCTGTGCGTGGTGGCCTACGGCACTGCCGTCTCCCGCTCCTCGGCGGCCAAGCTGCTCTTCTACTACTGGCCCGCCTTCGATGCCAATCTCTTTGATCGCAAAGTCTTGCTCTCCAAGCTAACAA ACGACCTTGTGCCCTTCACCTGCCAGCGCGAACATTGCCCAAATGCTGGCAATGCAGAGGCAGCCAAGGTCTGCTACGATCATAGCATCAGCATCACCTATGCCCCGGACTGTCCGCCGCCGCTTTATCTGTGCATCGAGTGCGCCAATGAGATCCATCGGGAGCATGCCAATCTGGAGTTTGGCGACATCCTGCACCCCATGCAGCAGGTGTCGATGGTCTGCGAGAACAAGAACTGCCGCTCCAACGAGAAGTCCGCCTTCTCCATCTGCTTCTCCACGGAGTGTGCCACCTTCAATGGCAACCATCCCATTCGCTACTGCAGccagtgccacagcaacaggcaTAATTCGCGACGCGGCGGCGATCATGTGGTGCACCGCAGCCTGCAGCCCGCCTGGCAGATGGATCCCGAGATGCAGATGCATATGGTGGAGTCGGTGGTGAGCCTTTTGCGGGAGTCCAAGCCGCTCAACTTTGAGCCAGGCAAGGAGTCGTCGTCCTCGGATGCCAAGAAGAACGGCTCCTCGGCCACGGCGGATAATATTTCGCGCGAGGAGCGTCAGAGGCTGGGCCGCTATGGCATTTGGCTGCTCGTCGGTCGCTGCACACCCACTGCCGACACGCCCGTCGAGGTGCTGGGCAGAATTCTGAGCATGCTCTTCCATTGGTTCCATGTCACGGCCTATTCCTATGATG CTGCTGGTCAGGTGGAGAGCACCATTGAGAAGCTAAAAGTGGATCATGTCTGCAATTGGCTGAAGGAGATCTGCCGCATTCACTACAACGTCTTCATCGCCTGTCTGCTGCCCCATCCACCCGAGTATGCCCGTGTCGGCGGTCATTGGGAGACGCTGGCCTCTCGCACCAGCCACCTGAAGGAGGGTCTGCAGCGTCTGATCTGCCTGGTGCCGTACGAGGTGATCACCTCGGAGATCTGGGACTATGTCATGCCCCACTGGATGGAGGCCATCACCAACGACGTGGCCGAGAAGGAGCTCAACGAGCTGAAGATTGTCCTCAGCAAAATACTCGACCCAGAGATGTCGCCCCTGGGCTTCGATGCCAAGACAATGTACAACTTTGTGGCCATTCGCTTTGAGAAAACCACCGCCAAGGTCCAACAACAGGCGCTCCACTGGCTGCAGATACTCACGAAGCTGGAGATCCTCattccgctgctgcagctctttgCCATGTTCGGCGACGGCGTTCGCATTATGAAGTACGGCATTCAGCACGAGTTGATGCGCGAGAAGGATgcggcgcagctgcagctgccgaaGGCACCCAAAGTGCCCTGCAAGGAGACCAAAGCAGAGATGGCCAATCCCCCCAGACGCAGTTCCATTT CTCCTGTGGTGGAGGATGACTCTGGAAACACGTCGGCCATATCGGATGATGAGGCACCCACCAATCGCCACACGGAATTTTCAACGGATGCCGAACACAATCTCACCTGTTGCATCCTCATGCTGGACATCCTCTTGAAGCAGATGGAGCTGCAGGACGTCGAGCAGCACATGGGCATTCATACGAGTGTGTGCGAGAATGTCTCGCGGCTGATCAAGTGCATGGTTACAGCGGCTCGTGTGGGTCTCAGCAGTCATGTGTGCGCCCTGAAG GTGGCTGAATGCGCTTACTGCGAGGCCTCCATTATGTGGCATCAGTTGTCCACAAAATTGGTTCAGTTTATGGCGCCTTTGAATCCCGTTCGGCCCCCAGAT ATTCCCATTGAGGACATAATCGAGGAGGAAAAGTCATCGCGCAAATCCCCGCCAGAGTCGGACAAGGAAAAGACCCGAGATGTCTCGCTGTCCATGGCGCCCCTGCCCATACCCCTGGGTCCGCTTGGAGGATTTGCAG GTCCTGTGCCGGTGGCAGTGCCCCAACCCGAACCGCACTCTGTTGGCGGTGTGCTCGTCCATATGCCCCACGTCTGTTCC ATCATGACGGCCACTGTTGAGACAGTTTCCGAGCAACTCGATCTGGCCTCCATACTGCCCACAGATCGTGCCATAGCCCGTTCTATAACCCTCTCCGATGCGGATGTGGGCAGCGCTAATGTCAGCGTCACCAAGGCCTCGGTGATGGGTGAGAACGGTGCCAATGGCAGCAACGCCTGTGGCGGCGAGAATGGCAGTGGCtcggacgaggacgaggaggaggaggacagcGACGACTTCTGGCACACGTCTGtgggaaaattcaaatttacgCTGGACACGCTGCCTCAACCGCTGCAGTACATTCATCAGCTGCTGACG GAAATACCCACCATCAAGAAGCCAGAGATACTCTACTATGTGCTGCAGTGCCTCAATACGATGGCGCTTCATGGAGATGCGCTAGCCAAGGCGGCCAGAGAGCAGCGTGGCTTCTTCATTTGGTGCCAGGAGAATTTACTCATCAAAAA CCTGTGGGAGCTTTGCAATGCCGAACATTCGCACATCTGCCAGGTGGGtgtgccattgctgctgcactgcatcACGCTGCCGCTGGGCTCGGATGTGTTTTGGCGCGTGGTGCAGGAGGCCTTTCACGATTCGGATTGGCGTGTTCGCTTCACAGCAGTGGAACGAGTAACCGTGATTACACGTTTTATGGATTCGACGCCGCTGCGCTCCGAGGTGGGCCTGCAAACGGCACTGGCCACGGCCTTCTGTCATCTCATTGCCAGCATGGATGACATCAATGTGTATGTGGCGCAGCGGGCGACGCTCTATATCGGTACGATTCATGACACGGCAATACGGTCACTGCTCTTCTGCTTAGAGTCCCAGTTCGATCTCTTCATTGTGGATCGCCCGGTGGTGCTGCAGTCCGTCTATCAGCTGCACAACTCCCTCTCCGACCGCAGGCTGCTCGGCTGGGACTTTTTCCTCAATCGCTTCGACACTTTGTTCGTTGAGGCGCAAATCAATCTGGAGAAGTGCGGCGACATCTCGTACCTGCGGGATCTGCGCAACTCGGACAATGGCAGCGAGGCTCTGTCTGCCAAGATCCTAAAGGCCAGGGAGGCCCTCAGTCAGTCGGACACGAGTGGCAGCATGGCCAAGACGCTGAGCGCCTCCTTTGGCACCAAGTGGCCCTACAAGAGGACCATGTCGGCACCGGCCAGCATGGCACCGCGTCAGGATAGTAAATTTG tGCCCGAAAAGGAGAAGATCTACAGCCGTCAGGTGTCGGCGCCAATACTCAAGCGGAAGACCTCGCGCTTCGGACTGG ATGGACACATCCACTCGCTGGGGGGACTCAATGATGAGAATCTGATTGGGCTGCTCAGTCGCATCACCGAGCTGGAGGAGTCCGATCGCGAGACCATTCATCTGCTGGTCTTTATGCTGATGCAGTTCATGTCGCGCACGGATCAAGCCTTTCCCTCGGAGGACAAGCCGGTGACCAGGACACAGAATATTGTGCTGAAGCATctattcctgctgctgggacaCAATCAGATTGACAAGACGTTCCACACCACGCCAGAGTCGCTCAG GGTGTCGGCCGTTTTCAATGCCTTCCTGGCCAATCTGCCGCAGGTCCTGGATCAGAATCACCTCATTGGCGGTCTCATTCTGCCCTCTGTCATGCAGATCATTCTGTATGCCCCGTATCCGACCAACACCTCGGGCGAGTCGTATCAGAACATTGTCTTCAACTACTCGCTGTGGCACTTGGAGCAGTATCCGCGCCGGAACTGGCTCTTCACCATGCTCGTGGTGCTCTACAAGTACTCGTACACCCAGCCACCGCTCAGCGGCTACATCATTTCGGGCATTCGCATGATCATGAACAGCCTGCGCGGCCACTTCCATCAGTGCAGGCGGATTCCAACGACCACTATACTGGATATCCAGGGTGTGGGCGGTGCCGCACGCTCGCGTGATGTCAGCCAGCCCTCGCTGGGCACAGATCCGGATGACAAGGAGGCCAGTCCACCGGTTAGTCCGATGTTTCCATCGGAGGCTACCAGTGCCGCCTCCAAGAGCAAGGGCAACGTGGCCTTCACACCGAAGCTGCAGCATGCGTTCCGCAAGTACAACGACTCCAGCCTGGATGCGGATGAAACGGAGTCCGAGCTGGTGGCCATACCAGAGAGCGATCTGTCGGACAGCACACTGCATGGCAGCAGTGCACCG GGCTCCTTCGATGACACCATACACTTTGAGGATGTCATGCCCACCACCCGCAAGCGTCTGGAGTACACCGAGGAG AAATCCACAAAATCCCACAAGTCGATGATCACCACGAAAGTGGGTGATACGTACACCACCAAAATCaaggccaccaccaccagcgagACTCTGGTgaccacccacaccacacgTCACAGCCTGCAGGAGGGCGTGCGCATGATTGTCACTCCTTTGGTGGGTGCAGAGACCACTGAGACGGCCATCGTGAGTCCACCCGTGGATGTGCATCGTGCGGTGACGGTGCGCAACAAATCCCTGGAGAATGCTGCCGCTTCCACATCGAAAATGTTTGCCGCCATAGCCACCAATCATCTGAAGGCGCTCGGTGCGCTGCAGGATGTCCCGGGCACAGCGGACAGGAAGCCCTGTTCCGGCtccggcaacggcaacggcagcggtaGCGGCAGTCGCTcggccaatggcaatggaggaaatgctgctgcagctccgtCGGCAGGGCCCGCAAAGTCCATTGGACGCCACAAGACGATCGTGGAGTGCAGTGCCGGAACATCGAGCTCCTCCATGGACGATTCCCGGCACCAGAAAAAGTCGCAGACAAAGTCCCTGAAGCGCACGGACAAGAACTATGGCTCCCCGGACTCGCCGCTGTCCAAGATGAGCGTAATGCCCAATCCCAGGGATGAGATGGATGCTGCAATGCAGGGCCTGCCACCGCCAAAGAACATTGCCGCTCTGGAGATTCCAACGCCCGAGCGACTGCTGCCCATTGGCACCCAGGACACGGTGGCGGCTCTGGTGGAGCGTGTGCGGGAGGGGCTGAATCTGCCGGACATCAGCCACCTCAAGCAGGACAGCCTGGATGTGTCGGAGAGCACCAAGGACGATGTGACGCCAAGCAGCCGCACCAACTCGCCTCGTCGTCTCATCAAGCAGGTGGCCCTGGAATCGCCGCCGAATCCCAATGCCCCATCCACGTCCCAGCAGCCGTCACAACAGCCGCCAGCCGATTTGCACACTTCCATTCTGAAGAAtgtgcagcaggagctgaagcaCAGCTCAGGAGTCGCCGCTGGAGGAGGCCTCAcctccagcaacagcatcaagCGGCCACGCCAGAAGCTGGCACCCTTCAACGTCGACACCAATGCCATACCGGACATACGTTCGCGCTTTGCTGGCTCCTGGCCACCGCCTCCTTTCCAGCCCGCAGAGCCGGATCCAGACGATGACGGAGAGGATGGTGTGGGCGAGGCAACAAACGGACATGGAACATCGCATGGAACAGCTCATGTGCCTAGAGGA AGCGCACGTCGCGTGGGCGACTACACCATCGTGGAGCGTTGCTCGGATTGCGGCGCCCACATTGAAGAGTACACGGACGAGGAGATTGGCATATTCATCGTCATTCTGGGCACATTTATACACCGCGAACCGGCCATGGCCGCGCCCTTTCTCCCAGAGATTCTCACCATGACTTCGCG CATCTGTCTGAGCTCCACACACTCCTGGCAGGGTGAGAATGGTCCGCCTTTGGCCTGCAGCGCACAGGCGGTGGCTCTGCAGTTCATCCGCTGCGTGCTCCATCAGTTGGCGCCCAATGGCATCTTCCTGCAGGTATTCCAGACCCAAATGAAGA TGAAAATCCGACACAATCATTTCCGCAGCATTGCCAAGGCGCTGCAGGACTTCCAGGACCTGAATGCCACCAGTCCCATCTACATGGTGTGCGAGTCGCTGACGTCCAAGAAGGCACTGCCAGTGGACCAGCTGCCGGTGATCTTCCGCAACATGGCCGAGTATCTGAATCTGCAGTGTGTGCCCGCGGAATCGGGCGTGGGCCTGGCGATGTGGTCGCAGGCCATGCAGGCCATGGAGTCGCTGCTGCGGCAGGTGATTGTCATCATGCCGAGCCTGAGCAATGCCGAGTACATGCTGGACATAATCGCAGCCACGCTGCGGCTCAACTGCGTGCCCAAGACGCTGCTCGATCCGTACTCGAAGATCATGGCCTACTGCGTGCAGCACACGAATCTCGAGTACCAAACCATCTACGAGCTGTGCACCCTCAACACGCGCTCCTTCAGCAAGGATCGCGACAAGAACCTGCTCTGTCGCCAGATGATCTTTGAGTTTGTGCAGGCCCTGAAGTTCAAGTCAAACATTCCCGATCACAATCTGCTGGTGATTATTGGATTTGTGCTGCTCGATGCTGGCGGCACCTTGCCGCCGGGCTCTGCTCCTGGCATGCCCGATGCGGCGCCCATGCTGACCACCAACTCCGCCGACTGCCTGCGGCAGTACATCAACGATGTGATTGACTTTCTGGCCGATTTCCACACACTCAGCAAGATCAAGAACGGACAAACGAGCAACGGCCTGGGCGAGGACACCTTGGGCGGCGTGCTCAAAGGCGCTGTGGCTCAGTATCTGGCGCTGGAGATGTCGCGAGGCAATTCCAGAGACAACAAGGCTGTCTCCCGGTATCTGCCGTGGCTAAACAATGCACCCTCCTCCCTGCAGCAGGG TCCCAAGGAGTTCACCGAATGCGTGGGTCATATGCGTCTGCtctcttggctgctgctcggctcgCTGACCCACATGGTGCTGATGCAGCGTCGCCAGGAGACGCACACCATACCAACGCCTCCGCCGAATCCGCCGCCCGGTCAGGGCCAAGCGCCTGCAGCCAGCGTGCACTATCAGCATCAGGGCGTGACCTACTCGCAGCCGGTGCCGCAGGAGGCCTCCTGCCACATAGCCGATCACATTCAGGTGATATTCGCTGGCTTTGCCGAGCAGTCAAAGACCTCGGTGCTGCACATGTCCTCGCTTTTCCATGCGTTCACCCTGTGCCAGCTGTGGACCGTGTATCTGGAGCAGATGGCgcacaacaccagcagcaatgTGGAGGGTGGCACGCTGGGTGTGCTCTTCGAATTCTGGGCCAAGGTAACGCCCTGCATTCTGCAGCTGGTGTCCCACGCCAAGCCCACCATCAACAAGGATCAGCCACAGTCCAGCGTGGACTTTCAGACGCAAAGTGCCAACTCCAAGCTATCCGAAATGGTCAATCTGCACTTCCTTAGCCTGCTGGAGGCGCTCAAGGACACAAACTCCACGGTGCTGGGCAAGCTGCTGCCAATGTGGAGCCCCGTGCTGTCGTCCCAGACGCAGCTCTCGGACACACTACACGTGCGGCTGCAGAACGTGCGCGACTGTGCGCCGGACTACGAGGAACAGCAGGCCTTCAGGTCGGAGGCGCTGCTCAAGTGGCTGCAGCGATTGCAGTTCAAGATGGGCCAGATCGAGCTGCAGGCCTCCACAGCCACCCAGTTCTATTCGATTTAA